In a single window of the Thunnus albacares chromosome 1, fThuAlb1.1, whole genome shotgun sequence genome:
- the pou4f1 gene encoding POU domain, class 4, transcription factor 1, which yields MMSMNSKQPHFAMHPSIPEHKYTTLHSSSEAIRRACLQTPQLQSNIFASLDETLLARAEALAAVDIAVSQGKTHPFKPDATYHTMSTVPCSSTSTVPLAHHHHHHHHHHHQNLEPPDIMDHIGSPSLSLMSSAHDGTGGGGGGGGGGGGGGLISTSSAHPHSHMHGLSHLSHQAMSMNSPLTHHGLLPGHHGGSQGGPGLTNTGLPSINDSDTDPRELEAFAERFKQRRIKLGVTQADVGGALANLKIPGVGSLSQSTICRFESLTLSHNNMIALKPILQAWLEEAEGAQREKMSKPDIFNGGEKKRKRTSIAAPEKRSLEAYFAVQPRPSSEKIAAIAEKLDLKKNVVRVWFCNQRQKQKRLKFSAAH from the exons ATGATGTCCATGAACAGCAAACAGCCGCACTTCGCCATGCATCCCTCTATACCCGAGCACAAGTACACCACCCTGCATTCCAGCTCGGAAGCTATAAGGAGAGCCTGTCTGCAAACTCCACAG CTGCAGAGTAACATATTTGCAAGCTTGGATGAGACTCTGTTGGCCCGGGCTGAGGCTTTGGCGGCCGTGGATATCGCTGTGTCCCAGGGCAAGACGCACCCGTTCAAGCCCGACGCCACTTACCACACGATGAGCACGGTGCCATGCTCGTCGACATCCACCGTGCCGCTGgcccaccatcatcatcaccatcaccaccaccaccaccagaaCCTGGAGCCCCCGGACATCATGGACCACATCGGCTCGCCGTCCCTGTCCCTGATGTCCAGTGCGCACGACGGGACCGgcggaggaggtggtggaggcgGCGGAGGTGGCGGCGGAGGGCTCATCTCCACATCCTCTGCCCACCCGCACTCTCACATGCACGGCTTGAGTCACCTCTCCCACCAGGCTATGAGCATGAACTCGCCTCTCACCCACCACGGGCTCTTACCGGGCCATCACGGGGGGAGTCAAGGAGGCCCTGGGCTCACTAACACCGGACTGCCCTCCATCAATGACTCGGACACAGACCCAAGGGAGCTGGAGGCTTTCGCGGAGCGCTTCAAGCAGCGGAGGATCAAGCTGGGGGTGACCCAGGCGGACGTGGGCGGCGCTCTGGCTAATCTCAAAATCCCCGGCGTGGGGTCACTGAGCCAAAGTACAATTTGTCGATTCGAGTCGTTAACTCTTTCCCACAACAACATGATTGCGCTCAAACCCATCCTCCAGGCCTGGCTGGAGGAGGCCGAGGGGGCCCAGAGGGAGAAAATGAGCAAACCTGACATTTTCAACGGGGGTGAAAAGAAACGCAAGAGGACCTCGATAGCGGCCCCCGAAAAGAGGTCTTTGGAGGCTTACTTCGCCGTACAGCCTCGGCCGTCGTCCGAGAAAATAGCAGCTATAGCTGAAAAGTTGgacctgaaaaaaaatgtggtgcGAGTGTGGTTTTGCAACCAAAGACAGAAGCAGAAGAGGTTGAAATTTTCCGCTGCTCACTGA
- the obi1 gene encoding ORC ubiquitin ligase 1 — translation MALNFQTSTLSLTLPISCQICLGKVRQPVICGNHHVFCSSCMEMWLKKASQCPTCRVPITAESPCREIIGGTNESDHNDSPSMRKCLRKTRGELLLREYEEEIEGLIRENEELKTKNQTLESQLKTALDPCSIDSVQTDDKRVDPYIVEEWTNKLRAATDVCDKVKQDMDKLKEANKALRSQNVDLVQENMRLKAEVASRSPQKFGRYTVAALEAKIQQYERDVDHLKRALERSDQYIEDLESRAKTSEKKYLEMQEVCGNSKARSETLTQQQKVNMMMRSLSDNERGSICSNPEEECRTFSRNHSLMFMPSADHKELNKNLTGNQKGEDLYSTSSDFSPSTPSSAFRSLTLKSPGIREKKVAFKPASYLRRLDFEELPSPGKSSSTMENQFSSLHKFPKGLSSNTDVEPSKSVFWGAWPRSKSNDQPCPGASKESLVKGSTSTNLVADEPDSFQISSEASMDAAYLDKISELDSMMLDGESSSSRGSHLSLASSPPADLDNTLVPEPQTCAGVSTSCGGKPVTECDNPSRDLMDGTVNNKEAPKGREEESFSPLVSGGESGIPGCAEHGEASQTEELSFDLLFDPLEENKAGPSGSLIPAGQHHDNVNPSSSSSSSSSSSSSGTGKPVNTRDRHTLNIGQPIKRKSHSPFNTSSPTKLSKLM, via the exons ATGGCTCTCAACTTTCAGACTTCAACGCTTTCACTGACTTTGCCGATATCGTGCCAGATATGTCTCGGAAAG GTCAGGCAGCCGGTCATTTGTGGCAACCACCACGTGTTCTGTTCATCCTGCATGGAAATGTGGTTAAAGAAAGCTAGCCAGTGTCCCACCTGCAGAGTCCCCATAACGGCAGAGAGCCCCTGCAGAGAAATCATCG GAGGCACAAATGAGAGTGATCACAATGATAGCCCTTCCATGAGGAAATGTCTCAGAAAAACCAGAGGAGAACTTCTTTTACGGGAGTATGAG gaagaaattGAAGGGCTCATCAGAGAAAATGAGGagcttaaaacaaaaaatcaaactCTGGAGTCACAACTGAAGACTGCTTTGGATCCCTGCAGTATTGATTCAGTGCAAACAGATGACAAAAGAGTTGACCCTTACATCGTGGAAGAATGGACAAACAAGCTGCGAGCTGCCACAGATGTTTGCGACAAAGTAAAGCAAGACATGGACAAGCTTAAGGAG GCAAATAAGGCACTGCGGTCTCAAAATGTCGAccttgtacaagaaaatatgAGACTGAAAGCAGAGGTGGCGAGCAGATCACCTCAAAA GTTTGGTCGTTACACAGTAGCAGCACTGGAAGCAAAAATTCAGCAGTACGAGCGTGATGTGGACCACTTGAAGAGGGCTCTGGAGCGAAGTGACCAGTACATTGAGGACCTTGAATCTCGGGCCAAAACGTCTGAAAAGAAATATCTTGAGATGCAGGAAGTATGTGGGAATAGCAAGGCCAGGTCCGAAACTCTCACACAGCAACAGAAAGTCAACATGATGATGAGGAGCTTGAGCGACAACGAGAGGGGGTCGATCTGCAGCAATCCAGAGGAAGAATGTCGAACATTTTCTAGAAATCACAGCTTGATGTTCATGCCATCTGCAGACCACAAGGAGTTGAATAAGAATCTGACTGGAAACCAGAAAGGCGAGGACTTGTATAGCACCTCCTCTGACTTTTCGCCCTCCACTCCATCCTCTGCCTTCCGGTCTCTGACACTGAAAAGCCCTGGCATCCGTGAGAAGAAAGTTGCATTTAAACCTGCGTCTTATCTTAGGAGACTTGATTTTGAAGAACTTCCTAGTCCTGGCAAGAGTAGCAGCACCATGGAGAACCAATTCAGCAGCCTTCACAAGTTCCCCAAAGGCTTGTCTTCAAATACTGACGTGGAGCCCTCAAAGTCTGTCTTTTGGGGTGCTTGGCCGAGATCGAAATCAAATGACCAACCCTGTCCAGGTGCAAGTAAAGAAAGCTTAGTGAAAGGATCCACATCCACCAATCTCGTAGCTGATGAGCctgatagtttccagatttccaGTGAGGCCTCCATGGATGCAGCTTACCTTGACAAAATCTCAGAGTTGGACTCCATGATGCTGGACGGAGAGAGTTCCAGTAGCCGGGGGTCTCATCTCTCCTTAGCTTCCTCCCCTCCCGCAGACTTGGACAACACTCTCGTCCCAGAACCACAAACCTGTGCCGGTGTCTCGACGAGTTGCGGCGGCAAACCTGTGACGGAATGTGACAACCCATCACGTGACCTCATGGATGGCACCGTGAATAATAAAGAGGCTCCGAAAGGCCGTGAAGAAGAAAGTTTTTCTCCACTGGTGTCCGGTGGGGAGAGCGGCATCCCTGGCTGTGCAGAGCATGGAGAGGCTTCTCAGACTGAAGAACTGTCTTTTGATTTGCTGTTTGATCCACTGGAAGAGAATAAGGCCGGTCCCTCTGGCTCTCTCATTCCAGCCGGCCAACACCATGATAATGtaaacccctcctcctcctcctcctcctcttcttcttcttcctccagcGGCACTGGTAAACCTGTGAACacaagagacagacacacactgaacatTGGCCAGCCAATAAAGAGAAAGTCACACAGTCCCTTTAATACAAGCAGTCCCACAAAACTTTCCAAGCTCATGTGA